The genomic segment CTCAAAGAAGTGGATCGCAACATCTGTATTAGCAATTTTTTTATCAGCCACGGCAAGTCTCACACCATTCAAAACATGATCACTGTGCGTTTCGCAGACAACCTGAACACCTGAGGCAGCCATAGTCCCTAAGAAGTACCCAATTTTTGATTGTCCCAACGGGTGTAGGTGCGCTTCTGGGCTATCGACAATTAAAATCTGACCTTCTCTTGCTAGTAAACCAGCAACTAAAATTGGGAACGCATATGTAAGACCATACCCTATATTTGCGGGTCGTTTAAATTGCTGTTGTTTGCTAGTTCTCAGTTCGAGTTTTACGAGTGGTAGCCGCTCCAGCTGTTCTACACTCGCCTCTGCACCGGGAAATATTTCGTTAGCCCAAGCATTGAACTGACGTCTCAGTGTAGTAGCGGACTCGTTTTGATTTTGCTTAGAAAGTGGAAGCTCTTCGTCGACAAATTTTGAAAACCACCAAGGCGCAAATTGACCGCATTCACCTGCATCGGCGTGAATAGGGAAAGATGTACTTGGAATTGGATATACGTCTAGCGTTCCATTTCTTGATGCACTTATAAAAATGGTTTCATTTAACATGTCAAAAATTTCTGGCGAATCACTTTGTTCATCTACCAAGTAAGGTA from the Paraglaciecola mesophila genome contains:
- a CDS encoding DUF3696 domain-containing protein, with protein sequence MLKNIYVENFKCFKKQNIPIEKLTLFTGFNAAGKSSAIQTLLLGRQLEKNSSGQLSAPLNGECVKLGTVGDVRCHFGTEKKIKISYSNETSKLALTLDASVREAISLPYLVDEQSDSPEIFDMLNETIFISASRNGTLDVYPIPSTSFPIHADAGECGQFAPWWFSKFVDEELPLSKQNQNESATTLRRQFNAWANEIFPGAEASVEQLERLPLVKLELRTSKQQQFKRPANIGYGLTYAFPILVAGLLAREGQILIVDSPEAHLHPLGQSKIGYFLGTMAASGVQVVCETHSDHVLNGVRLAVADKKIANTDVAIHFFEPKNDEEDESPLISSPQIDPKGNLDMWPDGFFDQTDKDIARLNGWG